From Mycolicibacterium nivoides, a single genomic window includes:
- a CDS encoding pyridoxamine 5'-phosphate oxidase family protein, producing the protein MGKNERTKIVMNDDEIAEFIERSRTATMATVLPSGRPHLVAMWYAVLDGEIWFETKAKSQKAVNLRRDPTITVMIEDGDTYNTLRGVSIDGTAEIVDDPETILRVGISVWERYTGPYTEEMRPFVDQMMNNRIAVRVVPSRQRSWDHRKLGLPEMPVGGSTAEYLNA; encoded by the coding sequence GTGGGCAAGAACGAGCGCACGAAGATCGTCATGAACGACGATGAGATCGCCGAATTCATCGAACGCAGTCGGACCGCGACGATGGCCACGGTGCTGCCCAGCGGCCGACCTCACCTGGTCGCGATGTGGTACGCGGTGCTCGACGGTGAGATCTGGTTCGAGACCAAGGCCAAGTCGCAGAAGGCGGTCAACCTGCGCCGCGACCCCACGATCACTGTGATGATCGAGGACGGCGACACGTACAACACCCTGCGCGGCGTGTCGATCGACGGCACCGCCGAGATCGTCGACGACCCGGAAACGATTCTGCGCGTGGGCATCAGCGTGTGGGAGCGCTACACCGGGCCCTACACCGAGGAGATGCGCCCGTTCGTCGATCAGATGATGAACAACCGCATCGCCGTGCGGGTGGTGCCCAGCCGTCAGCGCAGCTGGGACCACCGCAAGCTCGGGCTTCCCGAGATGCCGGTGGGCGGCAGCACCGCAGAGTATTTGAACGCCTAG
- a CDS encoding nitroreductase family protein translates to MSSASNDVWEVMSTSRTIRRFTDEPVDDATLTRCLQAAAWAPSGANAQAWRFVVLRSAEQRAVVAKAAAQALAVIEPVYGMTRPAEDDASRRARTDRATYELHDRAGEFTSVLFTQQRFPTASELLLGGSIFPAMQNFLLAARAQGLGACLTSWASYGGEQLLREAVGVPQEWMLAGHVVVGWPRGSHGPVRRRPVGELVCMDHWDNPAS, encoded by the coding sequence ATGTCTTCTGCCAGCAACGACGTGTGGGAAGTGATGTCGACGTCGCGGACCATCCGGCGGTTCACCGATGAACCGGTCGACGACGCCACCCTGACCCGCTGCCTGCAGGCCGCGGCGTGGGCGCCGTCGGGGGCGAACGCGCAGGCTTGGCGGTTCGTGGTGCTGCGCTCCGCGGAGCAGCGCGCGGTAGTGGCGAAGGCCGCCGCGCAGGCACTGGCCGTCATCGAACCCGTTTACGGCATGACCCGCCCGGCCGAGGACGACGCCAGCCGGCGTGCCAGGACCGACCGCGCCACCTATGAATTGCACGACCGGGCAGGCGAGTTCACCTCGGTGCTGTTCACCCAGCAGCGGTTCCCCACCGCCTCGGAACTGCTGCTCGGCGGATCGATCTTTCCTGCCATGCAGAACTTCCTGCTCGCGGCCCGGGCCCAGGGCCTGGGCGCCTGCCTGACCAGCTGGGCCTCCTACGGCGGGGAACAGCTGCTGCGCGAGGCCGTCGGGGTGCCGCAGGAGTGGATGCTGGCCGGCCACGTCGTGGTGGGCTGGCCCCGCGGATCCCACGGCCCGGTGCGCCGGCGCCCCGTCGGCGAACTGGTCTGCATGGACCATTGGGACAACCCGGCGTCCTAG
- the ygiD gene encoding 4,5-DOPA dioxygenase extradiol, whose amino-acid sequence MPAAFIGHGSPMNALESNRFTAAWRGFGQAVPRPRAILVISAHWYINATAVTAMPRPRTIHDFYGFPRELFDVEYPAPGLPELAEEVSDVVHPTWVGADVDSWGIDHGTWSVLVHAFPDASIPVVQLAINANEPAEYHLRLGAKLAPLRERGVLVVGSGNIVHNLAGMDPTKPEGGFAWAERFDDAAHEQLIHSPADVLTLEAHPDYAAAVPTPDHFIPMLYFAGLAGAAADSTRSVDAMVSGYTYGSLSMTSYLLS is encoded by the coding sequence ATGCCCGCGGCATTCATCGGCCACGGCAGCCCGATGAACGCGCTCGAGTCCAATCGCTTCACCGCGGCCTGGCGCGGTTTCGGGCAGGCGGTGCCCCGGCCCCGCGCGATCCTGGTGATCAGTGCGCACTGGTACATCAACGCCACCGCGGTGACGGCGATGCCGCGCCCGCGCACCATCCACGACTTCTACGGATTCCCGCGCGAGCTGTTCGACGTCGAGTACCCGGCGCCGGGGTTGCCGGAGTTGGCCGAGGAGGTCAGCGACGTCGTGCACCCGACCTGGGTGGGTGCCGACGTGGACAGCTGGGGTATCGACCACGGCACCTGGTCGGTGCTGGTGCACGCCTTTCCCGACGCGTCCATCCCCGTTGTGCAACTGGCGATCAACGCCAACGAACCGGCCGAGTACCACCTGCGACTCGGTGCGAAGCTGGCGCCGTTGCGCGAGCGCGGCGTGCTGGTGGTGGGAAGCGGCAACATCGTGCACAACCTCGCCGGTATGGACCCCACCAAGCCCGAGGGTGGCTTCGCCTGGGCTGAACGCTTCGACGATGCCGCCCACGAACAACTCATCCACTCCCCCGCCGATGTCCTCACCCTCGAGGCGCACCCCGACTATGCGGCCGCCGTTCCCACCCCGGACCACTTCATCCCGATGCTGTACTTCGCCGGGCTCGCCGGTGCCGCAGCGGATTCCACCCGCTCGGTCGACGCCATGGTCAGCGGCTACACCTACGGGTCGCTGTCGATGACGTCTTACCTGCTGAGTTGA
- the rfbA gene encoding glucose-1-phosphate thymidylyltransferase RfbA codes for MRGILLAGGSGTRLHPITTGVSKQLLPVYDKPLVYYPLSTLIMAGIRDILVITTPVDAPAFQRLLGDGSAFGVNLSYAAQPQPEGLAQAFVIGAEHIGTDSVALVLGDNVFYGPGLGTNLRRFQNVSGGAIFAYWVANPAAYGVIEFGADGTALSLEEKPAVPKSQYAVPGLYFYDNDVIDIARSLRKSARGEYEITEINQIYLNQGRLSVEVLARGTAWLDTGTFDSLLDASDFVRTIERRQGLKIGVPEEIAWRAGYIDDDQLVARAKELPKSGYGDYLLQLLQRR; via the coding sequence GTGCGCGGAATTCTTCTGGCCGGTGGGTCCGGCACCCGCCTGCATCCGATCACCACGGGTGTCAGCAAGCAGCTGCTGCCGGTGTACGACAAGCCGCTCGTCTACTACCCGCTGTCCACCCTGATCATGGCCGGCATCCGCGACATCCTGGTGATCACCACCCCTGTCGATGCGCCGGCGTTCCAGCGCTTGTTGGGTGACGGCTCGGCCTTCGGGGTGAACCTGAGCTATGCCGCCCAGCCCCAGCCCGAAGGCCTGGCCCAGGCGTTCGTGATCGGCGCCGAGCACATCGGGACAGATTCGGTGGCACTTGTGCTGGGCGACAACGTTTTCTACGGCCCGGGATTGGGTACGAACCTGCGCCGGTTCCAGAATGTCAGCGGTGGAGCGATTTTCGCGTACTGGGTGGCCAACCCGGCCGCCTACGGTGTCATCGAGTTCGGCGCGGACGGCACAGCGCTGTCCCTCGAGGAGAAACCCGCCGTCCCCAAATCGCAGTACGCCGTGCCGGGGCTGTACTTCTACGACAACGACGTCATAGATATAGCGCGCTCACTCCGGAAATCCGCGCGCGGAGAGTATGAGATCACCGAGATCAACCAGATCTACCTGAACCAGGGCCGGCTCTCGGTCGAGGTGCTGGCCCGCGGAACGGCCTGGTTGGACACCGGCACCTTCGACTCACTCCTGGACGCCAGTGACTTCGTCCGCACCATAGAACGCCGCCAAGGGCTGAAGATCGGTGTGCCCGAGGAGATCGCGTGGCGCGCCGGCTACATCGACGACGATCAACTGGTTGCCCGTGCCAAGGAACTGCCCAAATCCGGGTACGGCGACTATCTGTTGCAGCTGTTGCAGCGCAGGTAG
- a CDS encoding alpha/beta fold hydrolase — protein sequence MHSELRAADDTKLVLEVTGDGPPVVFVHGSNGGLDSWAAVGQHLAGYRIVRYARRNHPPSAIGNSPNSFDAEAADLRCVLNSVAESFGSTAHIVGGSYGATVALYAAAADADRIASLALFEPPLLLSGAHLLPVLDRFRQFCAERRYPEALEVFARDVACVPAEVISATPITLPDEETGRTITVSAGADLEAMAGDGQDVDRWATITLPVLLMQGGQSWPPLPEGMDRLAQVLPHAQRVVWPDQSHFATAMAPERVAEALQEFFATV from the coding sequence GTGCATTCAGAACTGCGAGCGGCGGACGACACCAAGCTGGTTCTGGAAGTGACGGGTGACGGGCCGCCGGTGGTTTTCGTGCACGGGTCCAATGGCGGCCTGGATTCGTGGGCCGCGGTCGGTCAGCATCTCGCCGGCTACCGGATCGTGCGGTACGCGCGGCGAAACCACCCACCGAGTGCCATCGGCAACTCACCCAATAGTTTCGACGCGGAGGCCGCCGATCTGCGGTGCGTGCTGAATTCAGTGGCTGAATCCTTTGGTTCTACGGCACATATCGTCGGCGGCTCCTATGGAGCGACGGTCGCCCTTTATGCGGCCGCGGCCGACGCCGATCGAATCGCGTCACTGGCGTTGTTCGAGCCGCCATTGCTGTTGTCGGGCGCACACCTGTTGCCGGTCCTCGATCGCTTCCGGCAGTTCTGCGCCGAACGCCGATATCCAGAGGCACTCGAAGTCTTCGCCCGCGATGTCGCATGCGTTCCTGCCGAGGTGATTTCGGCGACTCCGATCACGCTCCCTGATGAGGAGACCGGCCGCACCATCACGGTCTCCGCGGGAGCGGATCTGGAGGCGATGGCCGGTGACGGACAGGACGTCGACCGGTGGGCGACGATCACGTTGCCGGTGTTGTTGATGCAGGGCGGTCAGAGTTGGCCACCTCTGCCAGAAGGCATGGACCGCCTGGCGCAGGTGCTCCCACACGCCCAGCGAGTGGTCTGGCCCGATCAGTCGCACTTCGCGACAGCCATGGCGCCCGAGCGCGTCGCCGAGGCTCTTCAGGAGTTCTTTGCCACGGTGTGA
- a CDS encoding DUF3662 and FHA domain-containing protein, which yields MGLVDRIERKLESTVGDAFARVFGGSIVPQEVETALCREAESRARTVAGGQVLAPNDYVITLSGTDYQRVSADTDLTSTAFAKHLGGFIRDQGWQTYGDVVVRFEQSPNLHTGQFRAHGAVNPDSTAGESARAQGDHAFTAESGEPPMTDNPNYRGGQGQGRPGDEYYDDRYGHPQDDPRGGQYPPEQGGYPPQEQGGGYPPQQRGGYGGERGGYPDQGGYPDQGGYPDQGGYPDQAGYPPQSYEQQRPPAGYGGQPGGGYDRGYGGQPGGGYGQPAPGGQPGYGGGEYDYGRQDPRQGGGYPEQGGGYAGGGQPYGRQEYGQQQDYGRGYAEPQQGGYPEQGGYGEPGYGEQGGYPDQGGYGAPGAGQPGYGGQQGGYGGGDYAAGGAAVTLQLDDGSGRTYQLREGANVIGRGQDAQFRLPDTGVSRRHLEIRWDGQVALLSDLNSTNGTTVNNAPVQEWQLADGDVIRLGHSEIIVRVH from the coding sequence ATGGGTCTGGTCGACCGCATCGAACGCAAACTCGAGTCGACCGTCGGCGATGCGTTCGCCCGGGTCTTCGGCGGCTCGATAGTGCCTCAAGAAGTAGAGACGGCGTTGTGCCGGGAAGCCGAGTCCCGAGCCCGTACCGTGGCCGGTGGACAAGTTTTGGCACCGAACGACTACGTAATTACGCTCAGTGGCACTGACTATCAGAGAGTAAGCGCCGATACTGACCTGACCTCGACCGCGTTCGCCAAACATCTGGGGGGATTCATTCGTGATCAGGGGTGGCAAACGTATGGTGATGTGGTCGTTAGATTCGAGCAATCACCGAACCTGCACACCGGACAGTTCCGCGCCCACGGCGCGGTTAACCCCGATTCGACCGCTGGCGAATCCGCGCGAGCCCAAGGCGACCATGCGTTCACCGCAGAATCAGGAGAACCACCTATGACCGATAACCCGAATTACCGCGGCGGCCAGGGACAAGGGCGGCCCGGCGACGAGTATTACGACGACCGCTACGGCCACCCGCAGGACGATCCCCGCGGCGGGCAGTACCCGCCGGAGCAGGGCGGCTACCCGCCCCAGGAGCAGGGCGGCGGCTATCCCCCGCAGCAGCGCGGCGGCTACGGCGGCGAGCGGGGCGGATACCCCGATCAGGGCGGCTACCCGGACCAGGGTGGGTACCCGGATCAAGGCGGTTACCCCGACCAGGCCGGCTACCCCCCGCAGTCCTACGAGCAGCAGCGTCCGCCCGCCGGCTACGGCGGTCAGCCGGGCGGCGGTTATGACCGCGGCTACGGCGGCCAGCCGGGCGGCGGCTACGGCCAGCCCGCGCCGGGCGGTCAACCCGGTTACGGCGGCGGCGAGTACGACTACGGACGTCAGGACCCGCGCCAGGGCGGCGGCTACCCCGAGCAGGGTGGCGGGTACGCCGGCGGTGGCCAGCCCTACGGGCGCCAGGAGTACGGCCAGCAGCAGGATTATGGCCGCGGCTACGCCGAGCCTCAGCAGGGCGGTTACCCCGAACAGGGCGGCTACGGCGAGCCCGGTTATGGCGAGCAGGGCGGCTACCCGGACCAGGGTGGGTACGGCGCACCGGGGGCCGGCCAGCCCGGATACGGCGGCCAGCAGGGCGGGTACGGCGGCGGCGACTACGCCGCCGGAGGCGCTGCGGTCACCCTCCAGCTCGACGACGGCAGTGGCCGTACCTACCAGTTGCGCGAAGGCGCCAACGTGATCGGCCGCGGCCAGGACGCCCAGTTCCGTCTCCCCGACACCGGGGTGTCTCGCCGGCACCTGGAAATCCGGTGGGACGGACAGGTCGCGTTGCTGTCAGACCTCAACTCCACCAACGGCACCACGGTGAACAACGCACCGGTGCAGGAGTGGCAGCTGGCCGACGGCGACGTGATCCGGCTGGGCCATTCCGAGATCATCGTGCGCGTGCACTGA
- a CDS encoding FHA domain-containing protein FhaB/FipA, with amino-acid sequence MQGLVLQLTRVGFLLLLWLFIWSVLRILRTDIYAPTGAVMVRRGLALRGSLLPSRDRRHIARQLVVTEGALAGTRITLGAQPVLIGRADDSTLVLTDDYASTRHARLSPRGSEWYVEDLGSTNGTYLDRAKVTTAVRVSIGTPVRIGKTVIELRP; translated from the coding sequence ATGCAGGGGTTAGTGCTGCAGCTGACACGTGTCGGTTTCCTCCTGCTGCTGTGGTTGTTCATCTGGTCGGTGCTGCGCATCCTGCGGACGGACATCTATGCGCCCACGGGCGCGGTGATGGTGCGCCGGGGGCTGGCTCTCCGCGGTTCCCTGCTGCCGAGCCGGGACCGACGCCACATCGCGCGGCAATTGGTGGTCACCGAGGGCGCGCTGGCCGGTACCCGCATCACGTTGGGTGCTCAGCCGGTGTTGATCGGCCGTGCCGACGACTCCACTCTTGTGCTCACCGATGATTACGCTTCGACGCGCCACGCCCGGCTCTCACCACGAGGTTCGGAGTGGTACGTCGAGGACCTAGGATCGACCAACGGCACATACCTTGACAGGGCGAAGGTGACAACAGCGGTAAGGGTTTCAATCGGGACACCGGTTCGAATCGGTAAGACGGTAATCGAGTTGCGTCCGTGA
- a CDS encoding PP2C family protein-serine/threonine phosphatase — protein MTLVLRYAARSDRGLVRANNEDSVYAGARLLALADGMGGHAAGEVASQLVIAALAHLDDDEPGGDLLSKLNTAVGQGNAAIAAHVEADPELDGMGTTLTAILFAGNRLGLVHIGDSRGYLLRDGELTQITKDDTFVQTLVDEGRITAEEAHSHPQRSLIMRALTGHEVEPTLIMREAKAGDRYLLCSDGLSDPVSHETIHEALQIEDVAESADRLIELALRGGGPDNVTVVVADVVDYDYGQTQPILAGAVSGDDDQTAPPDTAAGRASAFNPRRNEPKRVVPQPAEPARKPRSRRRFLIAAVLLVLVLIGGLAIGREIIRNNYYVAEHDGTVSIMRGVQGSFLGISLQEPYRLGCLNARNELSLISADDTQDQRECRLMAIDDLRPSERASVKAGLIGGTQDEAIEQITKLARSSVLPVCAPRTATTTSKPAPAPSPAPSPSPSAAPMPAPAPSAEPPAPETPAPETPPAPGAPTSAPPSPAPSPSPTVTALPPPPQEPGKNCRAVS, from the coding sequence ATGACCCTCGTACTCCGATACGCCGCGCGCAGTGATCGCGGGTTGGTTCGCGCCAACAATGAGGACTCGGTGTATGCCGGGGCGCGGCTGCTGGCGCTGGCCGACGGCATGGGCGGCCATGCCGCAGGCGAAGTGGCCTCACAGCTCGTCATCGCGGCGCTGGCGCATCTCGACGACGACGAGCCCGGCGGTGACCTGCTCAGCAAGCTCAACACCGCGGTCGGCCAGGGCAATGCCGCGATCGCGGCCCACGTGGAGGCCGACCCCGAACTCGACGGCATGGGCACCACGCTCACCGCGATCCTGTTCGCAGGCAACCGGCTGGGCCTCGTCCACATCGGCGACTCCCGCGGCTATCTGCTGCGCGACGGTGAGCTGACCCAGATCACCAAGGACGACACCTTCGTCCAGACGCTGGTCGACGAAGGGCGCATCACCGCCGAGGAGGCCCACAGCCATCCGCAGCGGTCGCTGATCATGCGGGCGCTGACCGGGCATGAGGTCGAGCCGACACTGATCATGCGTGAGGCCAAGGCCGGTGATCGCTACCTGCTGTGCTCGGACGGTCTGTCCGATCCGGTCAGCCACGAGACCATCCACGAGGCCCTGCAGATCGAGGACGTCGCCGAGAGCGCCGACCGGCTGATCGAGCTGGCCCTGCGCGGCGGCGGCCCGGACAACGTGACCGTGGTGGTCGCCGACGTCGTCGACTATGACTACGGGCAGACCCAGCCGATCCTGGCCGGCGCGGTGTCCGGGGACGACGATCAGACCGCGCCGCCGGACACGGCTGCCGGACGGGCCTCTGCGTTCAATCCCCGCCGCAATGAACCCAAACGCGTGGTGCCCCAGCCGGCCGAGCCGGCCCGCAAGCCACGATCGCGCCGCCGGTTCCTCATCGCCGCTGTGCTGCTGGTACTGGTGCTCATCGGCGGCCTGGCCATCGGCCGGGAGATCATCCGCAACAACTATTACGTCGCCGAGCACGACGGCACGGTGTCGATCATGCGTGGGGTGCAGGGCTCCTTTCTCGGTATCTCACTGCAGGAGCCATATCGCCTGGGCTGTCTCAACGCCCGCAACGAACTGTCGCTGATCAGCGCCGACGACACTCAGGACCAGCGCGAGTGCCGGTTGATGGCGATCGACGACTTGCGTCCCTCGGAACGGGCCTCGGTGAAGGCCGGTCTGATCGGCGGCACCCAGGACGAGGCCATCGAGCAGATCACCAAGCTGGCCCGGAGCTCCGTCCTGCCGGTGTGCGCCCCGCGCACCGCCACCACGACGTCGAAGCCCGCCCCGGCACCCAGCCCGGCGCCGTCTCCGTCACCTTCGGCGGCTCCGATGCCGGCGCCCGCGCCCAGCGCCGAGCCGCCTGCCCCCGAGACACCCGCGCCTGAGACACCCCCCGCGCCGGGAGCCCCGACCTCGGCTCCGCCGTCCCCTGCACCATCGCCGTCTCCGACCGTCACCGCGCTGCCTCCCCCACCACAAGAACCGGGGAAGAACTGCCGAGCCGTGTCATGA
- a CDS encoding FtsW/RodA/SpoVE family cell cycle protein: protein MTTQPQSPVTVTPPLPNRRNAELLLLGFAAFITTVALLIVEANQEQGLSWDLVRYVMAFIVLMGAAHLAVRRFAPYADPLLLPVVALLNGLGLVMIHRLDLAKGEMTSDGLGGTANQQMMWTLVGVIGFSVVVALLTDHRMLARYGYICALTGLVLLVIPALLPTKYSEQYGAKIWIQFPGFSIQPAEFSKILLLIFFAAVLVAKRDLFTSAGKHFFGLDLPRPRDLAPLLLAWAASVGVMVFEKDLGTSLLLYASFLVLVYVATERLSWVVIGLALFAAGSVVAYQVFGHVRVRVETWLDPFADPDGAGYQMVQSLFSFATGGIFGTGLGNGQPGTVPAAATDFIIAAIGEELGLVGLAGVLMLYTILIIRGMRTAIAVRDSFGKLLAAGLASTLAIQLFIVVGGVTKLIPLTGLTTPWMSYGGSSLLANYILLAILVRISHAARRPISTTPSPNPTPIAAANTEVIEKV, encoded by the coding sequence ATGACGACTCAACCCCAGTCGCCGGTTACCGTCACGCCGCCGCTACCCAATCGGCGCAACGCGGAACTGCTGCTTCTGGGGTTCGCGGCCTTCATCACCACGGTTGCACTGCTGATCGTCGAGGCCAATCAGGAACAAGGTCTGAGCTGGGATCTGGTCCGCTACGTCATGGCCTTCATCGTCCTGATGGGCGCCGCGCACCTGGCCGTGCGCCGGTTCGCCCCCTACGCCGACCCCCTTCTGTTACCGGTCGTGGCACTGCTCAACGGGCTGGGCCTGGTGATGATCCACCGGCTGGACCTGGCCAAGGGTGAGATGACCTCCGACGGGCTCGGCGGCACCGCCAACCAGCAGATGATGTGGACGCTGGTGGGTGTCATCGGGTTCTCCGTCGTGGTGGCGCTACTGACCGACCATCGCATGCTCGCCCGGTACGGGTACATCTGCGCGCTGACCGGCCTTGTGCTGCTTGTCATTCCGGCGTTGCTGCCGACGAAGTACTCCGAGCAGTACGGCGCCAAGATCTGGATCCAGTTCCCCGGCTTCTCGATTCAGCCCGCCGAGTTCTCCAAGATCCTGCTGTTGATCTTCTTCGCCGCGGTGCTGGTCGCCAAGCGGGACCTGTTCACCAGTGCGGGGAAACACTTCTTCGGACTCGACCTGCCGCGGCCCCGCGACCTGGCTCCCCTGCTGCTGGCCTGGGCCGCCTCGGTGGGCGTGATGGTCTTCGAAAAGGATTTGGGCACTTCACTTCTGCTGTATGCGTCGTTCCTGGTCCTGGTCTATGTGGCGACCGAGCGGCTGAGCTGGGTGGTCATCGGGCTGGCCCTGTTCGCCGCGGGAAGCGTTGTGGCATACCAGGTTTTCGGCCATGTCCGGGTGCGGGTGGAGACCTGGCTCGATCCGTTCGCCGATCCCGACGGCGCCGGCTACCAGATGGTGCAGTCCCTGTTCAGCTTCGCCACCGGCGGCATCTTCGGCACCGGCCTGGGCAACGGACAGCCCGGGACGGTGCCTGCCGCGGCCACCGATTTCATCATCGCCGCGATCGGCGAGGAGCTCGGATTGGTCGGGCTGGCAGGCGTTCTCATGCTTTACACGATCCTGATCATCCGCGGGATGCGTACGGCGATCGCGGTGCGCGACAGCTTCGGCAAGCTGCTGGCCGCCGGATTGGCCTCGACGCTGGCCATTCAGCTGTTCATCGTCGTCGGCGGCGTCACCAAGCTGATCCCGCTGACCGGCCTGACCACTCCGTGGATGTCCTACGGCGGCTCCTCGTTGCTGGCCAACTACATCCTGCTCGCCATCCTGGTGCGCATCTCGCACGCCGCCCGCCGGCCCATCAGCACCACCCCGTCGCCGAACCCCACCCCGATCGCCGCGGCCAACACCGAGGTGATCGAGAAGGTATGA
- the pbpA gene encoding D,D-transpeptidase PbpA, whose protein sequence is MNTSLRRVAVTIMVLIVLLLANATITQVFTADGLRADPRNQRVLLDEYSRQRGQITAGGQLLAYSVATDGRFRFLRTYPNPDVYAPITGFYSLGYSSTGLERAEDSILNGSDERLFGRRLADFFTGRDPRGGNVDTTINPQVQQAAWDALQHGCSDGPCKGSVVALEPSTGKILAMASSPSYDPNQLATHDLNAQSQAWQQLRDDEQSPLLNRAISETYPPGSTFKVITTAAALQAGSTPDTQLTAAPRIPLPDSTATLENFGGASCGPGPTATLREAFAKSCNTAFVELGLKTGADKLKTTAQAFGLDSPPPTIPLQVAESTTGPIADGAALGMSSIGQRDVALTPLQNAQVAATIANDGIAMRPYLVDSLKGPDLATIATTAPAQERRAVSPQVAATLTDLMVAAEQVTQQKGAIAGVQIASKTGTAEHGTDPRNTPPHAWYIAFAPASDPKVAVSVLIEDGGDRLSATGGALAAPIGRATIAAALREGS, encoded by the coding sequence ATGAACACCTCCCTGCGCCGGGTGGCAGTCACGATCATGGTGCTGATCGTGCTGCTGTTGGCCAATGCCACCATCACCCAGGTCTTCACGGCCGACGGGTTACGCGCCGACCCGCGCAACCAGCGGGTGCTGCTCGACGAGTACTCGCGCCAGCGGGGCCAGATCACCGCCGGCGGCCAGCTGCTGGCCTACTCGGTGGCCACCGACGGCCGGTTCCGCTTCCTGCGCACCTACCCCAACCCCGACGTCTACGCCCCGATCACCGGGTTCTACTCGCTGGGCTATTCCAGCACCGGGCTGGAGCGGGCCGAGGACAGCATTCTCAACGGCTCCGACGAGCGCCTCTTCGGCCGCCGGCTCGCCGATTTCTTCACCGGGCGCGACCCACGCGGCGGCAACGTCGACACCACCATCAACCCGCAGGTGCAGCAGGCCGCCTGGGACGCATTGCAGCACGGCTGCAGCGACGGCCCCTGCAAGGGCTCTGTGGTGGCCCTGGAGCCCTCGACGGGCAAGATCCTGGCCATGGCGTCGTCTCCCTCCTACGACCCCAACCAGCTGGCCACACACGACCTCAACGCCCAGAGCCAGGCCTGGCAGCAGCTGCGCGACGACGAACAGTCCCCGTTGCTCAACCGCGCCATCTCGGAGACCTACCCGCCGGGCTCGACGTTCAAGGTGATCACCACGGCTGCCGCCCTGCAGGCCGGCAGCACCCCCGACACCCAGCTCACCGCGGCGCCGCGGATCCCGCTGCCCGACAGCACGGCGACGCTGGAGAACTTCGGTGGGGCCTCGTGCGGACCCGGTCCCACGGCCACGCTGCGCGAGGCGTTCGCGAAATCGTGCAACACCGCCTTCGTCGAGCTGGGCCTCAAGACCGGGGCCGACAAGCTCAAGACGACCGCCCAGGCCTTCGGCCTCGACTCTCCCCCGCCGACCATCCCGCTGCAGGTGGCCGAATCGACCACCGGACCGATCGCGGACGGGGCCGCACTCGGCATGTCCAGCATCGGACAGCGCGATGTCGCGTTGACTCCGCTGCAGAACGCGCAGGTGGCCGCGACCATCGCTAATGACGGCATCGCGATGCGCCCGTATCTTGTGGATAGCCTAAAAGGACCCGACCTGGCCACCATCGCCACCACCGCACCTGCCCAAGAGCGCCGGGCAGTGTCACCCCAGGTCGCAGCTACACTTACGGACTTGATGGTCGCCGCCGAGCAGGTGACTCAGCAGAAGGGAGCCATCGCCGGCGTGCAGATCGCTTCGAAGACCGGTACGGCAGAGCACGGGACGGATCCCCGTAACACTCCGCCGCATGCCTGGTACATCGCATTCGCACCGGCTTCCGACCCTAAAGTTGCGGTCTCGGTGTTGATCGAGGACGGCGGGGACCGGTTGTCGGCCACCGGCGGCGCACTCGCCGCCCCGATCGGACGCGCCACGATAGCCGCGGCGCTGCGGGAGGGTTCATGA